Proteins encoded together in one Hevea brasiliensis isolate MT/VB/25A 57/8 chromosome 16, ASM3005281v1, whole genome shotgun sequence window:
- the LOC110671339 gene encoding uncharacterized protein LOC110671339: MGKKRKSIATSLDEVDRTMYASFCSAANSLSQLYTQAMNHQKLSFQAGERHGLEKLYQWIWRQQEGGSRVATVDILNYIQNELDYCGEEPPMSPRAPQQHQNSQPIQFSNSSFLVSSGSSGPITASQGTRSEHCDQQSKNSVFSNALSSPVRRSLQNYNIAQGGYYPPPPGGPPLGNGTRSNEPNFLQHQNREPNPASSNDSSMDI, from the exons ATGGGGAAGAAGAGGAAATCGATAGCCACCAGCCTGGACGAGGTGGATCGGACCATGTACGCGTCGTTTTGCAGCGCTGCTAACTCTCTCTCTCAGCTCTATACTCAGGCTATGAACCACCAGAAACTTTCCTTTCAAGCCGGTGAACGTCACGGTCTT GAAAAACTTTATCAGTGGATTTGGAGACAACAAGAGGGAGGATCGAGAGTAGCAACAGTTGATATACTCAATTATATTCAG AATGAGCTGGACTATTGCGGAGAAGAGCCTCCAATGTCCCCCCGAGCACCACAACAACATCAGAATTCCCAACCAATTCAGTTCTCAAATTCCAGCTTCCTCGTTTCATCAGGTTCATCTGGCCCAATAACTGCTAGCCAAGGCACTCGCTCTGAGCACTGTGATCAACAATCCAAGAATTCAGTTTTCTCAAATGCTTTGTCAAGCCCTGTCCGGAGGAGTCTCCAGAACTACAACATTGCTCAGGGTGGCTACTACCCACCTCCACCTGGTGGTCCACCGTTAGGAAATGGAACCCGCAGTAACGAGCCCAACTTTCTTCAGCACCAGAACAGGGAGCCAAATCCTGCAAGTTCCAATGATTCTTCAATGGACATCTAA